One part of the Luteolibacter rhizosphaerae genome encodes these proteins:
- a CDS encoding glycosyltransferase: MIKVCHVLASVGEKGGLEKNVIELANRQAALGHAVSAVADPTMREHFAPEVNFTPHAMGGGRLNPFNLLALRAKILSAKPQIVHAHANKAGGMVRSLRRFLPGIKRVATVQNIKSSSRPFRDYDAVITASAQVKDSLGGIPATVIWNSIAPPPPGTKEAALATKPPFLGQGEPVFSTVGRLVPAKGMDLLLEAMAQVPGFKLWLIGEGLQRPLLEELIAKHALAERVWMAGHRDDAVGLMGCSDLFIVASRNEGGPYTLAEALHMRVPSIATKVGFSPEFLPAEALMETHSVPELVRGLKLALADLPGLRQRLEPSFELMSREVTLEAMTDKILGVYRLVLGQ, translated from the coding sequence GTGATCAAGGTCTGTCACGTCCTCGCCAGTGTCGGTGAAAAGGGCGGCTTAGAGAAAAACGTCATCGAGCTCGCCAACCGGCAGGCCGCGCTGGGTCATGCCGTGAGCGCGGTGGCGGACCCCACCATGCGCGAGCACTTCGCGCCGGAGGTGAATTTCACCCCGCATGCGATGGGCGGCGGACGGCTGAATCCCTTCAACCTGCTTGCCCTGCGCGCCAAGATCCTTTCAGCCAAGCCGCAGATCGTCCACGCCCATGCGAACAAGGCCGGGGGCATGGTCCGCTCGCTGCGCCGCTTCCTACCCGGGATCAAGCGGGTGGCCACGGTGCAGAACATCAAGAGCAGCAGCCGCCCCTTCCGCGACTACGATGCGGTCATCACCGCCTCCGCGCAGGTGAAGGATTCGCTCGGAGGCATCCCGGCGACGGTGATCTGGAACTCGATCGCTCCCCCGCCCCCGGGCACCAAGGAAGCGGCTCTCGCGACCAAGCCGCCCTTCCTCGGCCAAGGCGAACCCGTCTTCAGCACCGTCGGTCGACTGGTTCCGGCGAAGGGTATGGACCTTCTGTTAGAGGCGATGGCCCAGGTCCCCGGCTTCAAGCTCTGGCTCATCGGCGAAGGCCTCCAGCGGCCCCTGCTGGAAGAGCTGATCGCCAAGCACGCCCTTGCCGAACGCGTCTGGATGGCCGGGCATCGCGACGATGCGGTGGGCCTGATGGGTTGCTCGGATCTGTTCATCGTCGCCTCCCGCAATGAAGGCGGCCCCTACACGCTGGCCGAAGCCCTGCACATGCGCGTGCCGAGCATCGCCACCAAGGTCGGCTTCTCCCCCGAGTTCCTGCCGGCGGAAGCACTGATGGAAACGCACTCCGTGCCGGAACTCGTGCGCGGCCTGAAGCTCGCCCTCGCCGACCTGCCCGGCCTCAGGCAAAGGCTCGAGCCCTCTTTCGAGCTCATGTCCCGCGAGGTCACCTTGGAAGCGATGACCGACAAGATTCTCGGCGTTTACCGACTTGTTTTGGGGCAGTAA
- the tnpA gene encoding IS200/IS605 family transposase, translated as MPSTHLSLHFHVVFSTKDRMPQISSEWREKLHSYIGGVVKNAGAIPEAIGGVADHVHLLLGLPATLALADIIRTIKANLSKWIHEEIGLEKFAWQEGYGAFTVSPGNREAVSNYIGNQEEHHRTRGFQEEYLEFLRKAKVGYDERFLW; from the coding sequence ATGCCCTCCACCCATCTCTCACTTCACTTCCACGTGGTCTTCAGCACCAAGGACCGCATGCCTCAAATCTCCTCCGAGTGGCGGGAGAAACTCCATTCCTATATCGGCGGCGTGGTGAAGAATGCCGGAGCAATCCCCGAGGCTATCGGCGGCGTGGCCGATCACGTGCATCTTCTTCTCGGGCTCCCTGCGACACTCGCGTTGGCGGATATCATCCGCACCATCAAAGCGAACCTCTCGAAATGGATCCACGAAGAGATCGGTTTGGAGAAGTTCGCATGGCAGGAGGGATACGGTGCGTTCACCGTAAGCCCGGGCAATCGCGAGGCGGTCTCAAATTATATCGGGAATCAGGAAGAACATCATCGCACCCGCGGCTTTCAGGAAGAGTATTTGGAGTTCCTGAGGAAGGCCAAGGTGGGGTATGACGAACGCTTTCTCTGGTGA
- the galK gene encoding galactokinase: MSIDIATSLSDLAADAAAGLKEHFGTDATVTAAAPGRVNLIGEHIDYCDGFVMPFAIDRYIVIAASLNGTNEARVVTALGGEPAVLPLNVPQQVTEPKWANYIRGVFQGFQDRGHHLPGFDAYVLSSLPRGAGLSSSAALECCVATLLEGLLDTVLDTKEKALLCQKAEHDYAGVPCGIMDQFASAFGKPNRLILIDCMTGEPELVPFENPDLTVLIANTMVHHELSDGGYAARRKNTEDGLAALGKKSWRDVNPGDVEAIWDQLGDPVNRRSRHVVGEIARTVAAAEALSKNDYEALGPLMAASHDSLRDDFEVSCKELDLMVEIARAIGRSGGVIGARMTGGGFGGSTVTLCESRHASDIAATMAAKYEEATGIKPQILASRPAQGAHLV, from the coding sequence ATGTCCATCGATATCGCCACCTCGCTTTCCGACCTTGCTGCCGACGCCGCCGCCGGCCTGAAGGAACACTTCGGCACCGACGCCACGGTGACCGCCGCGGCACCCGGCCGTGTGAACCTGATCGGCGAGCACATCGACTACTGCGATGGCTTCGTGATGCCTTTCGCGATCGACCGCTACATCGTGATCGCCGCGAGCCTGAATGGAACGAACGAGGCCCGCGTCGTGACCGCCCTCGGTGGCGAGCCGGCGGTGCTGCCATTGAACGTGCCGCAGCAAGTCACCGAGCCGAAGTGGGCGAACTACATCCGCGGGGTGTTCCAGGGTTTTCAGGACCGCGGCCATCACCTGCCGGGCTTCGATGCCTACGTGCTTTCTTCCCTGCCGCGCGGTGCCGGTCTCTCTTCCTCCGCGGCGCTGGAGTGCTGCGTGGCCACCCTGCTGGAAGGCCTGCTCGATACCGTGCTCGACACGAAGGAGAAGGCGCTGCTGTGCCAGAAGGCGGAGCATGACTACGCCGGCGTGCCCTGCGGCATCATGGATCAATTCGCCTCCGCCTTCGGCAAGCCGAACCGCCTGATCCTGATCGACTGCATGACGGGCGAGCCGGAGCTGGTGCCCTTCGAGAATCCGGATCTCACGGTGCTGATCGCGAACACGATGGTGCACCACGAACTCTCCGACGGTGGCTACGCCGCCCGCCGCAAGAACACCGAGGACGGCCTGGCCGCGCTCGGCAAGAAGTCCTGGCGCGACGTGAACCCCGGCGATGTCGAAGCGATCTGGGATCAGCTCGGCGATCCGGTGAACCGCCGCTCACGTCACGTCGTCGGCGAGATCGCCCGCACGGTTGCCGCCGCGGAAGCTCTCTCGAAGAACGATTACGAAGCGCTCGGTCCCTTGATGGCCGCCAGCCATGACTCCCTGCGCGATGATTTCGAAGTCTCCTGCAAGGAGCTTGATCTGATGGTGGAGATCGCCCGTGCGATCGGTCGCAGCGGCGGCGTGATCGGCGCGCGCATGACCGGCGGCGGCTTCGGCGGCTCGACCGTGACCCTCTGCGAATCCCGCCACGCCTCCGACATCGCCGCCACCATGGCCGCGAAGTACGAGGAAGCCACCGGCATCAAGCCGCAGATATTGGCGTCACGTCCGGCGCAAGGGGCGCATCTGGTCTAG
- a CDS encoding sodium:solute symporter family transporter, whose amino-acid sequence MGTLDLVLFLVAVVGVIAFGIWQGRKESADAAESGGAAGYFLAGRGLTWWLVGFSLIAANISTEQFVGMSGQAANWLGLAVSSWEWLSSIALVLVAFVFLPKLLRCGIYTIPEFLEYRYGLFSRIVMAVATLIILVGVPTASVIYSGAKVISVFFQGRMMMGADLGDITIGCWIIGISAAVYVLVGGLKACAWTDLIWGAGLIVGGAVVMSLAFGALKSADPNELIGTKVSNSSATVEDLQNASAWERFTLLNEGKNGEGEAREGENMAGGKLHMVRPIKDPELPWTVLLLGIWVPVCFYWGLNQYIVQRTLGSKSLAEGQKGIVFAAGLKLIIPFLVVIPGMLCFNLYSKDLRAEAVKKNATTMAEVGSTNNKVYPFTENFAAADPAQAAAVITHNAAVADAPTDIPAGAGAKELLALNEGTLAAAQAKLIPTGTKLIGYDYDAAFPTLMRNLMRPGLTWFVLAAIFGAVVSSLASMLNSAATIATMDLTHLVKKDMSDKATVYAGQFFTLLFVLISCLIAPQLGDPKFGGIFTFIQEFQGFISPGVLAVFLFGFLSPRTPRYFGWVGILTNAVLYYAIKQWIGPALADNGLWFAPSVSYVDRMGLCFLTVVVLGFILTLANPLREPVKLPVTDLIQLESSKTAKVWGGIVIVATILLYVIFW is encoded by the coding sequence ATGGGCACCTTGGACCTGGTCCTCTTCCTCGTTGCCGTCGTCGGCGTGATCGCCTTCGGCATCTGGCAGGGGCGGAAGGAATCCGCGGATGCCGCGGAGTCGGGCGGTGCCGCTGGCTACTTCCTCGCCGGTCGCGGCCTCACCTGGTGGCTGGTCGGCTTCTCGCTGATCGCGGCAAACATCTCTACCGAGCAATTCGTGGGCATGTCGGGTCAGGCCGCGAACTGGCTGGGCCTGGCGGTGTCTTCCTGGGAGTGGTTGTCCTCGATCGCGTTGGTGCTGGTGGCCTTCGTCTTCCTACCGAAGCTGCTGCGCTGCGGCATCTACACCATCCCGGAGTTCCTGGAGTATCGCTACGGGCTCTTCTCGCGGATCGTGATGGCGGTGGCCACCCTGATCATCCTGGTGGGCGTGCCCACCGCTTCCGTGATCTACTCCGGTGCGAAGGTGATCTCGGTCTTCTTCCAAGGCCGCATGATGATGGGCGCCGATCTCGGTGACATCACCATCGGCTGCTGGATCATCGGCATCTCCGCCGCCGTATACGTGCTGGTGGGCGGCCTGAAAGCCTGCGCCTGGACCGACCTGATCTGGGGTGCTGGTCTGATCGTGGGCGGCGCCGTCGTGATGTCGCTTGCCTTCGGTGCCCTGAAAAGCGCCGACCCGAACGAACTGATCGGCACCAAGGTCTCGAACTCCAGCGCCACGGTGGAAGATCTGCAAAATGCCAGTGCCTGGGAGCGCTTCACGCTGCTCAATGAAGGGAAGAACGGGGAAGGCGAAGCACGCGAGGGAGAAAACATGGCGGGCGGCAAGCTGCACATGGTGCGCCCGATCAAGGACCCCGAATTGCCGTGGACCGTGCTACTGCTCGGCATCTGGGTGCCGGTCTGTTTCTACTGGGGCCTGAACCAGTACATCGTCCAGCGCACGCTGGGATCGAAGTCGTTGGCGGAGGGTCAGAAGGGCATCGTCTTCGCCGCGGGGCTCAAGCTGATCATCCCTTTCCTGGTGGTGATCCCGGGAATGCTTTGCTTCAACCTCTATAGCAAGGATCTGCGCGCCGAGGCGGTGAAGAAGAACGCCACCACGATGGCCGAGGTGGGCTCCACCAACAACAAGGTCTATCCCTTCACGGAGAACTTCGCCGCTGCGGACCCGGCACAGGCCGCCGCGGTCATCACCCACAATGCGGCCGTGGCCGATGCTCCGACCGATATCCCTGCCGGAGCCGGTGCCAAGGAGCTGCTGGCTCTGAACGAAGGCACTCTGGCCGCCGCCCAAGCCAAGCTGATCCCGACCGGTACCAAGCTGATCGGCTACGACTACGATGCCGCCTTCCCGACGCTGATGCGGAACCTGATGCGCCCGGGTCTGACCTGGTTCGTGCTGGCTGCGATCTTCGGTGCGGTGGTGTCCTCGCTCGCTTCCATGCTGAACTCCGCGGCCACCATCGCGACCATGGACCTGACCCACCTGGTGAAGAAGGACATGAGCGACAAGGCCACCGTGTATGCGGGCCAGTTCTTCACCCTGCTCTTCGTGCTGATCTCCTGCCTGATCGCGCCGCAGCTCGGCGATCCGAAGTTCGGCGGCATCTTCACCTTCATCCAGGAGTTCCAGGGCTTCATCAGCCCGGGCGTGCTGGCGGTCTTCCTTTTCGGTTTCCTCTCGCCGCGCACCCCGCGCTACTTCGGCTGGGTGGGTATCCTCACGAATGCCGTCCTTTACTACGCCATCAAGCAGTGGATCGGGCCTGCGCTGGCGGATAACGGTCTCTGGTTCGCACCAAGCGTGTCCTACGTGGATCGTATGGGCCTCTGCTTCCTGACGGTGGTGGTTCTCGGCTTCATCCTCACGCTGGCGAATCCGCTGCGCGAGCCGGTGAAACTGCCGGTGACGGACCTGATCCAGCTGGAATCCTCCAAAACCGCGAAGGTTTGGGGCGGAATCGTCATCGTCGCCACCATCCTGCTCTACGTGATCTTCTGGTAA
- a CDS encoding sodium:solute symporter family protein, with translation MLSEFVPLLAAAGGAISTEGMAKPDLHLIDWSIMAIYLAFVLGIGFALKKYMNSAEDFFLSGRSIPGWVCGLAFISANLGAQELIGMAASGAEYGVMTTHFYWVGAIPAMVFLGVFMMPMYYGSKAKSVPEYLKMRYNEPTRVFNSVSFAFMTVASSGISMHALADLMHALLGWDYSLCLIGTSVIVLAYVLKGGLSSAIYNEVLQFFMIVFGIAPLAYIALKNVGGWDGLVAKLQASEQGQGALHSWAQTGGTENPMGVPWYGILFGLGFVLSFGYWTTNFAEVQRALAANSMGAARRTPIIGAIPKMLFPAVVILPGLIAYALTSDPAPGYSIPTKLNDAGATVYNYNQVLPSMIFHYFPNGLLGLALTALMASFMSGMAANVTAFNTVWTYDLYKTMKPDQTDKQLLSMGKYATIFGIIASMGFALVASKYNNIMSILQLVFGFVNAPLFATFLLGMFTKRSNSTGSFWGLVVGTTAAVVFHGMSIAAGNPPGVKGGWIASEIVFPKEMSQNFWIAIVAFSVTFIVNAVLSLVTKREKSDDELRGLVYSLTPKHRDENETWILRPAVLGSFVMVAVIVLNYIFW, from the coding sequence ATGTTATCCGAATTCGTCCCGCTGCTTGCCGCCGCCGGCGGCGCCATTTCCACCGAAGGGATGGCCAAACCCGACCTGCACCTCATCGACTGGTCGATCATGGCGATCTACCTGGCCTTTGTCCTCGGCATCGGCTTCGCACTGAAGAAATACATGAACAGCGCGGAGGACTTCTTCCTCTCCGGCCGTTCCATCCCGGGCTGGGTCTGCGGACTCGCCTTCATCTCGGCCAACCTCGGCGCACAGGAGTTGATCGGTATGGCCGCCTCCGGTGCGGAATACGGGGTGATGACCACCCACTTCTACTGGGTCGGCGCGATTCCCGCGATGGTCTTCCTCGGTGTCTTCATGATGCCGATGTACTACGGCTCCAAGGCCAAGTCGGTGCCGGAATACCTGAAGATGCGCTACAATGAACCGACGCGCGTCTTCAACTCGGTCTCCTTCGCCTTCATGACGGTGGCCTCCTCCGGCATCTCGATGCACGCGCTGGCGGACCTGATGCACGCGCTGCTCGGCTGGGACTACTCGCTCTGCCTGATCGGTACCTCGGTGATCGTGCTGGCCTACGTGCTGAAGGGCGGTCTGAGCTCCGCCATCTACAATGAAGTGCTGCAGTTCTTCATGATCGTCTTCGGTATCGCCCCGCTGGCCTACATCGCCCTGAAGAACGTGGGCGGCTGGGACGGCCTGGTGGCGAAGCTGCAAGCCTCCGAGCAAGGCCAGGGCGCCCTGCACTCCTGGGCACAGACCGGCGGCACCGAGAACCCCATGGGCGTGCCGTGGTACGGCATCCTCTTCGGCCTCGGCTTCGTGCTCTCCTTCGGCTACTGGACCACGAACTTCGCGGAAGTGCAGCGCGCGCTGGCCGCGAACTCGATGGGTGCGGCCCGCCGCACGCCGATCATCGGCGCCATCCCCAAGATGCTCTTCCCGGCGGTGGTCATCCTGCCCGGCCTGATCGCCTACGCTCTGACCAGCGATCCTGCCCCCGGCTACTCGATCCCGACCAAGCTCAACGACGCGGGCGCCACGGTGTATAACTACAACCAGGTGCTGCCTTCGATGATCTTCCACTACTTCCCGAACGGTCTGCTGGGTCTCGCGCTGACGGCGCTCATGGCCTCCTTCATGTCCGGTATGGCGGCGAACGTCACGGCCTTCAACACGGTCTGGACCTACGACCTCTACAAGACCATGAAGCCGGACCAGACCGACAAGCAGCTGCTCAGCATGGGCAAGTATGCGACGATCTTCGGCATCATCGCCTCGATGGGCTTCGCGCTGGTGGCGTCGAAGTACAACAACATCATGTCGATCCTGCAACTCGTGTTCGGCTTCGTGAATGCGCCGTTGTTCGCGACCTTCCTGCTCGGCATGTTCACCAAGCGGTCGAACAGCACCGGCTCCTTCTGGGGTCTGGTGGTCGGCACGACCGCGGCGGTGGTCTTCCACGGCATGAGCATCGCGGCCGGAAATCCTCCGGGCGTGAAGGGCGGCTGGATCGCCTCGGAGATCGTATTCCCGAAGGAGATGTCCCAGAACTTCTGGATCGCCATCGTGGCCTTCAGCGTGACCTTCATCGTGAACGCCGTGCTCTCGCTCGTCACCAAGCGCGAGAAGAGCGACGACGAACTCCGCGGCCTGGTCTACTCGCTCACGCCGAAACATCGTGACGAGAACGAGACCTGGATCCTGCGTCCCGCCGTTCTCGGTTCCTTCGTGATGGTCGCCGTGATCGTCCTGAACTACATCTTCTGGTAA
- a CDS encoding aldose epimerase family protein, producing MKTKPLMTLMAAAALTGAAQIGTASAEKIAMESFGKTPDGKEAKVYTLTNKNGLRAKLSDLGATLVAMEVPDKAGKVADVTHGFDSAEGYLSEGNPYFGATVGRFGNRIAKGVFSLNGKEYTLATNNEPGGIPCHLHGGKVGFNKRMWKAEPDEKANAVAFTYVSPDGEEGYPGTLTTKVTYTLTEANELKWEVSATTDAPTVLNIVHHSYWNLSGDPKTTINDHILMLDADKYLPTDAGLIPTGKLDPVKDTPMDFTKPTAIGDRVETKFEALKLGGGYDHAWVLTPKKGIRLAARLKDPKSGRVLEISTDKPAVQFYGGNFLDGKVAGKKGEKYAFRTACCLETENFPDAPNHPEFPSAVLKPGETYTHTMVHKFLAE from the coding sequence ATGAAAACCAAGCCTTTGATGACGCTGATGGCCGCCGCCGCCCTTACTGGAGCCGCCCAAATTGGAACCGCTTCCGCTGAGAAAATCGCCATGGAATCCTTCGGAAAAACCCCGGATGGCAAAGAGGCCAAGGTCTATACGCTGACCAACAAAAACGGCCTGCGCGCCAAGCTTTCCGACCTCGGTGCCACGCTGGTGGCCATGGAAGTGCCGGACAAGGCCGGCAAGGTCGCCGACGTGACCCACGGCTTCGACAGCGCCGAGGGCTATCTCTCCGAGGGCAATCCCTACTTCGGCGCCACGGTCGGCCGCTTCGGCAACCGCATCGCGAAGGGCGTCTTCTCCCTGAACGGCAAGGAATACACCCTGGCCACGAACAACGAGCCCGGCGGCATCCCCTGTCACCTCCACGGCGGCAAGGTCGGCTTCAACAAGCGCATGTGGAAGGCCGAGCCCGATGAGAAGGCGAATGCCGTGGCCTTCACCTACGTCTCTCCGGATGGCGAGGAAGGCTATCCCGGCACCCTGACCACCAAGGTGACCTACACCCTCACCGAGGCCAACGAGCTGAAGTGGGAAGTCTCCGCCACCACCGACGCGCCGACGGTGCTCAATATCGTGCACCACAGCTACTGGAACCTCAGCGGCGACCCGAAGACCACGATCAACGACCACATCCTGATGCTGGATGCGGACAAGTATCTGCCGACCGACGCGGGCCTGATCCCGACCGGCAAGCTGGACCCGGTGAAGGACACGCCGATGGATTTCACCAAGCCGACCGCGATCGGTGACCGCGTGGAAACCAAGTTCGAAGCGCTCAAGCTCGGCGGCGGTTACGACCACGCCTGGGTGCTCACGCCGAAGAAGGGCATCCGCCTGGCTGCCCGCCTGAAGGATCCGAAGAGCGGCCGCGTCTTGGAGATCTCCACCGACAAGCCCGCCGTGCAATTCTACGGCGGCAACTTCCTGGACGGCAAGGTGGCCGGCAAGAAGGGCGAGAAATACGCCTTCCGCACCGCCTGCTGCCTGGAAACCGAGAACTTCCCGGACGCTCCGAACCATCCCGAGTTCCCCTCCGCCGTGCTGAAGCCCGGCGAGACCTACACTCACACGATGGTCCACAAGTTCCTGGCTGAATAA
- a CDS encoding GAF domain-containing protein has translation MSLDFQTSPDPAAWLDDVLAAFNCQTGTLHKADGGFLDLVVAKGVPDFLLPKISRIPFGKGIAGAAAERREPVELCNLQEDLGDVARPDARQTQVSGSLAVPVFAPDGERVLGTLGVGMHAPHDFSADEKARLAAIATQVGAVWSAN, from the coding sequence ATGAGCCTCGACTTCCAGACCAGTCCGGACCCGGCCGCATGGCTCGATGATGTCCTCGCCGCCTTCAACTGCCAGACCGGCACCCTGCACAAGGCGGACGGCGGGTTCCTCGATCTGGTGGTGGCGAAGGGCGTGCCGGATTTCCTGCTGCCGAAGATCAGCCGCATCCCCTTCGGCAAGGGCATCGCCGGGGCCGCGGCGGAGCGCCGGGAGCCGGTGGAGCTCTGCAACCTGCAGGAGGACCTGGGCGATGTGGCCCGGCCGGATGCCCGCCAGACCCAAGTCTCCGGATCGCTCGCGGTGCCGGTTTTCGCCCCGGATGGTGAGCGTGTGCTCGGCACGCTGGGCGTGGGCATGCATGCGCCTCATGATTTCAGCGCGGATGAAAAAGCGCGGCTCGCGGCCATTGCTACCCAAGTCGGTGCGGTATGGAGTGCAAATTGA
- a CDS encoding protein jag, with amino-acid sequence MTPVGAAKKILDTMLGHLGFHPEIEVIDSDDEPCLQIHTPRSELLIGKDGERLDDLQYLVNRVLKKHFPKAPRVRIDCEHYRAIQEDKLAAEVRGAAEAVKASGKPFKMRPLNAYYRRLVHNALVDETEVESVSPGGDERLKRIIIRPRGSGPAEGEGESTTSE; translated from the coding sequence ATGACACCCGTCGGGGCCGCGAAGAAGATACTCGACACGATGCTGGGTCACCTCGGTTTCCACCCGGAAATCGAGGTCATCGACAGTGACGACGAGCCGTGCCTCCAGATCCATACCCCCCGCAGCGAGCTACTCATCGGCAAGGACGGGGAACGGCTGGACGACCTGCAGTACCTGGTGAACCGGGTGCTAAAGAAACACTTCCCGAAAGCGCCCCGCGTGCGGATCGACTGCGAACACTACCGCGCGATCCAGGAGGACAAGCTCGCCGCCGAAGTGCGCGGCGCGGCGGAAGCGGTGAAGGCCAGCGGCAAACCTTTCAAGATGCGTCCGCTGAACGCCTACTACCGCCGCCTGGTGCACAACGCGCTGGTGGATGAGACGGAAGTGGAGAGCGTTTCGCCCGGCGGCGACGAGCGGCTGAAGCGCATCATCATCCGCCCCCGCGGCTCCGGCCCGGCGGAGGGCGAGGGCGAGAGCACCACTTCCGAATGA
- a CDS encoding DoxX family protein — protein MKRFLFDCGTRDPLASTGLLVLRASFGLMMLFGHGIVKWQNYPEMLKMWNVTPAIWPLSTMSAPMSLMATIGAEVFASALLVLGLMTRPAAFILGFAMCVAAFQVHALDPFFSKGGAAKEMAVLYLIPAFVLIITGGGQWSLDAALHNDDKRRRRR, from the coding sequence ATGAAACGCTTCCTTTTCGACTGCGGCACCCGCGATCCCCTTGCCTCCACCGGTCTCCTCGTCCTGCGCGCGAGCTTCGGGCTCATGATGCTGTTCGGCCACGGCATCGTGAAGTGGCAGAACTACCCGGAGATGCTGAAGATGTGGAATGTGACCCCGGCGATCTGGCCGCTCAGCACGATGAGCGCGCCGATGAGCTTGATGGCCACCATCGGCGCGGAGGTCTTCGCCTCGGCCCTGCTCGTGCTCGGCCTGATGACCCGCCCGGCGGCCTTCATCCTCGGCTTCGCGATGTGCGTGGCAGCCTTCCAGGTGCATGCGCTGGATCCCTTCTTCTCGAAGGGCGGCGCGGCCAAGGAGATGGCGGTGCTCTACCTCATCCCGGCCTTCGTGCTGATCATCACCGGCGGCGGCCAATGGTCGCTGGATGCCGCGCTCCACAACGACGACAAGCGCCGCCGCAGGCGGTGA
- a CDS encoding acyl-CoA thioesterase — METHRLVLPEDLNHFGFLFGGRLLAWVDEACWIAASLDYPHCQFVTIGMDKVEFHYSVRQGTILNIRCEKQREGNTSVSYRVDVFDRRNLHAPPIFSTGITYVSVDDAGRKRPIR; from the coding sequence ATGGAAACCCATCGACTCGTCCTGCCGGAGGACCTGAACCACTTCGGGTTCCTCTTCGGCGGGCGGCTGCTAGCATGGGTCGATGAAGCCTGCTGGATCGCCGCCTCGCTGGATTACCCGCACTGCCAGTTCGTCACCATCGGCATGGACAAGGTGGAGTTCCACTACTCCGTGCGGCAGGGCACGATCCTGAACATCCGTTGCGAGAAGCAGCGCGAGGGGAATACCTCCGTGAGCTATCGCGTGGACGTCTTCGACCGCCGGAATCTCCACGCCCCGCCGATCTTCAGCACGGGCATCACCTATGTGAGCGTGGATGACGCGGGCCGGAAACGTCCGATCCGGTAA